Proteins encoded within one genomic window of Columba livia isolate bColLiv1 breed racing homer chromosome 1, bColLiv1.pat.W.v2, whole genome shotgun sequence:
- the SLC25A6 gene encoding ADP/ATP translocase 3 produces the protein MADQAISFLKDFLAGGVAAAISKTAVAPIERVKLLLQVQHASKQIAADKQYKGIIDCVVRIPKEQGVLSFWRGNLANVIRYFPTQALNFAFKDKYKQVFLGGVDKHTQFWRYFAGNLASGGAAGATSLCFVYPLDFARTRLAADVGKAGADREFSGLGDCLVKITKSDGLRGLYQGFNVSVQGIIIYRAAYFGIYDTAKGMLPDPRNTHIVISWMIAQTVTAVAGVVSYPFDTVRRRMMMQSGRKGADIMYSGTIDCWRKIARDEGGKAFFKGAWSNVLRGMGGAFVLVLYDEFKKVI, from the exons ATGGCGGACCAGGCCATCTCCTTCCTCAAGGACTTTCTGGCGGGCGGCGTCGCCGCCGCCATCAGCAAGACGGCGGTGGCTCCCATCGAGCGAGTCAAACTCTTGCTGCAG GTACAACATGCAAGTAAACAAATTGCCGCCGATAAGCAGTACAAGGGTATCATCGATTGCGTAGTGCGTATTCCAAAGGAACAAGGAGTGCTGTCTTTCTGGCGAGGAAATTTGGCAAATGTCATCAGATACTTCCCAACTCAAGCTCTCAACTTTGCCTTCAAGGATAAGTATAAGCAGGTGTTCTTGGGAGGTGTAGACAAGCACACTCAATTCTGGAGGTATTTTGCTGGTAACCTGGCTTctggtggtgctgctggagccacTTCCCTCTGCTTTGTCTACCCCTTGGATTTTGCAAGAACCCGTTTGGCTGCTGATGTTGGAAAAGCTGGTGCAGACAGAGAATTCTCTGGTCTAGGGGACTGTCTAGTCAAAATTACCAAGTCTGATGGTCTGCGTGGCTTGTATCAAGGGTTCAATGTCTCTGTCCAAGGCATCATCATCTATAGAGCTGCCTACTTTGGGATCTATGATACAGCAAAAG GCATGCTCCCTGATCCCAGAAATACTCATATCGTTATCAGTTGGATGATTGCCCAGACAGTGACTGCTGTGGCTGGTGTGGTCTCCTATCCTTTTGATACAGTGCGGCGTAGGATGATGATGCAGTCAGGACGCAAAGGAG ctgATATCATGTACTCTGGAACAATTGACTGCTGGCGGAAGATTGCAAGGGATGAGGGAGGAAAGGCCTTCTTCAAGGGTGCATGGTCCAATGTTCTCAGAGGCATGGGGGGTGCTTTTGTGCTTGTGCTGTACGATGAATTCAAGAAAGTCATTTAA
- the LOC102094408 gene encoding granulocyte-macrophage colony-stimulating factor receptor subunit alpha, which yields MFDTLGLICIIWWCMMLFQALHADIQCMGSEAQESPITNVNMNWRKMELSWESSKNFSNYKCTIVDVTDVESEGNSPLCSFPVELYMPRHKGVFFIIEVANTNISKDCRFIPGGMNRSAIENFSCVIYNVSLMNCTWQAGRDAPGDTQYFLYWQNSRDDDETECELYIKDENGRNMGCKFKNVSIVTEKSYFLVNGSSKVSRIQFYDEYIQLYKIEILTPPSKVTASCTKDPAGCIITWQPPFTSHVENKNCFQYEVSIQNKDKPTEGKKDTPVTVNNNTYEFQNYNEKKEYILKIRARGKNCLVNSSWGEWSEPIEFGQGKDYFIFVTLFLIALGTISVTLLPYCLFKRYCSFKSLFSPIPQPRDKFNASNDEDTQTEYVHQPKKSCTEEITMVEEMT from the exons atgttTGATACTCTTGGACTCATTTGCATCATTTGGTGGTGTATGATGCTATTTCAAGCCTTGCATGCTGACATCCAGTGTATGGGGT CAGAAGCACAAGAATCACCTATTACAAATGTGAACATGAATTGGAGAAAAATGGAACTGTCCTGGGAGAGCAGCAAGAATTTCTCTAACTACAAATGCACCATCGTGGACGTGACAGATGTAGAGTCAGAG gGGAACAGTCCACTATGCAGTTTTCCAGTGGAACTATACATGCCTCGGCACAAAGGGGTATTCTTTATCATTGAAGTGGCAAACACAAACATCTCAAAAGACTGCAGGTTTATCCCTGGAG GCATGAACAGATCAGCCATTGAAAACTTCTCCTGTGTGATTTATAATGTTTCCCTCATGAACTGCACTTGGCaagcaggcagggatgctccaGGAGATACACAATATTTTCTGTACTGGCAGAACTCAAG AGATGACGACGAGACGGAATGTGAGCTTTACATTAAAGATGAAAATGGCAGAAACATGGGATGTAAATTCAAAAATGTGAGCATAGTGACTGAAAAATCTTACTTCCTGGTGAATGGGTCTAGTAAAGTCTCTCGGATCCAGTTCTATGATGAGTATATTCAACTGTATAAAATTG AAATACTCACTCCACCGTCAAAAGTCACTGCCAGTTGCACTAAAGATCCAGCGGGTTGCATAATTACATGGCAACCACCCTTTACAAGTCACgtggaaaacaaaaactgtttCCAGTATGAAGTTAGCATACAAAATAAG GATAAGcccacagaagggaaaaaggataCTCCTGTAACA GTTAACAACAACACATACGAATTCCAAAATTACAATGAGAAAAAAGAATACATTCTGAAAATCAGAGCACGTGGCAAAAACTGTCTTGTAAACTCAAGTTGGGGAGAATGGAGTGAGCCCATCGAGTTTG GTCAAGGGAAAGATTACTTCATTTTTGTGACTTTATTTCTGATAGCACTTGGAACGATCTCGGTGACACTGCTCCCATATTGTCTTTTCAAAAG GTATTGCAGTttcaaaagtttattttctcccaTTCCACAACCAAGAGATAAATTTAATGCATCAAATGATGAAGACACCCAG aCAGAATATGTACATCAACCCAAAAAAAGTTGTACTGAGGAAATAACTATGGTTGAAGAGATGACTTAG